In the genome of Chryseobacterium arthrosphaerae, one region contains:
- a CDS encoding sugar phosphate nucleotidyltransferase, which yields MSSKKTLLILAGGLGSRYKGLKQVDGILGNGSPILEYSVFDALEAGFSKVVIIVNRLIPESYIERLTAISEKKGFELHWVYQEMDSIPLSLHGFDSPEREKPWGTAHAVLCAKYTIQEPFVMINADDFYGKEAYQLATHEIDHHHISASQLGMIAYPVGTTLSGNGAVARGICTLDHENELIRVDEQTSIQRINNSIIYTENGVHIKLDPEALVSMNFFIFHPHIFCDLEAYFYDFIESEPLPNQEFYIPSAVQRMMDEGKVKVKVKASPSQWMGVTYADDKKEIKDFLTAEIQNNRYPEDLWM from the coding sequence ATGAGTTCTAAGAAAACATTACTCATATTAGCCGGTGGATTAGGAAGCCGCTACAAAGGACTAAAGCAAGTGGACGGCATTCTCGGAAACGGTTCCCCTATCCTGGAATATTCTGTTTTCGATGCCCTGGAAGCCGGTTTCAGTAAAGTGGTGATTATTGTCAACAGACTGATTCCCGAGAGCTATATTGAAAGGCTTACAGCCATTTCAGAAAAGAAAGGCTTTGAACTGCATTGGGTGTACCAGGAAATGGACAGCATTCCTCTTTCACTACACGGTTTTGATTCTCCTGAACGTGAGAAGCCATGGGGAACTGCTCATGCTGTTCTTTGTGCCAAATATACCATACAGGAGCCTTTTGTTATGATCAATGCGGATGATTTTTATGGAAAAGAAGCTTATCAGCTGGCAACACATGAAATTGACCATCACCATATTTCGGCTTCACAGCTGGGGATGATTGCTTATCCCGTAGGAACAACGCTGAGTGGCAACGGCGCTGTGGCAAGGGGAATATGTACGCTGGATCATGAAAACGAGCTGATCAGGGTAGATGAACAAACCTCTATTCAAAGAATCAATAATTCGATTATTTATACTGAAAACGGAGTACATATAAAGCTGGATCCTGAAGCATTGGTTTCGATGAACTTTTTTATTTTTCATCCTCATATTTTCTGTGATCTGGAAGCTTATTTTTATGATTTCATAGAATCTGAACCTTTGCCCAACCAGGAGTTCTATATTCCTTCTGCTGTGCAGAGAATGATGGATGAAGGCAAAGTGAAAGTAAAGGTAAAAGCTTCTCCTTCCCAATGGATGGGAGTTACCTATGCCGATGATAAAAAAGAAATTAAAGATTTTCTCACCGCAGAAATTCAAAACAACAGATACCCCGAGGATTTATGGATGTAA
- a CDS encoding AIM24 family protein has product MSKYSIEAFINETKENPQQRDYFELETKHLLEINLNNQAVWTKRGSMVSYVGNINFERQGMLSGGIGNLLKKAISGEGARLMKAEGTGKLYVADSGKKVRILYLNNESVCVNGNDVLAHEQSVKSDITMLKSIAGMMSGGLFQVKLSGTGHIAITTHGDPLTLVVTPDTPVFTDPNATVAWSGNLSPELKTNVSFKSLIGRGSGEEFQMKFSGHGWVLIQPYEEVYYMEK; this is encoded by the coding sequence ATGAGCAAATATTCGATTGAAGCATTTATCAATGAAACGAAAGAAAATCCGCAGCAAAGAGATTATTTTGAACTGGAAACGAAACACCTTCTGGAAATCAACCTTAATAATCAGGCAGTATGGACGAAGAGAGGAAGCATGGTAAGTTATGTGGGAAATATCAATTTTGAAAGACAGGGAATGCTGTCCGGAGGAATTGGAAATCTTTTAAAGAAAGCGATCAGTGGTGAAGGAGCCAGGCTGATGAAAGCGGAAGGTACAGGAAAACTGTATGTGGCAGACTCCGGGAAGAAAGTCCGTATTTTATATCTGAATAATGAATCTGTCTGTGTGAACGGAAATGACGTTCTTGCCCACGAACAAAGTGTAAAAAGTGATATCACCATGCTGAAAAGTATTGCCGGAATGATGTCCGGAGGTCTTTTTCAGGTAAAGCTTTCAGGAACGGGACATATTGCGATTACCACTCACGGTGATCCCCTGACTCTGGTGGTAACTCCAGATACACCAGTCTTCACAGATCCTAATGCTACTGTTGCATGGTCCGGAAACCTGAGCCCGGAACTGAAAACCAATGTTTCTTTCAAAAGCCTTATCGGAAGGGGAAGCGGTGAAGAATTCCAGATGAAATTCTCAGGGCACGGATGGGTACTGATCCAGCCTTATGAAGAAGTGTACTATATGGAAAAATAA
- a CDS encoding transposase, with protein sequence MKKSQPNYKLIYTDIIDHKFPEKKKECEGLLRKENLSVLNIIELNQRIFGINKEHEEFNQKLRSYTKSDILEILKYQQEYQCTNSHLASHFKLSRNTVTKWKKMLLI encoded by the coding sequence ATGAAAAAATCACAACCCAATTATAAACTTATCTATACCGATATTATTGATCATAAATTTCCAGAGAAGAAAAAAGAATGTGAGGGATTACTCAGGAAAGAAAACCTTTCTGTTCTGAACATCATTGAACTGAACCAGAGAATTTTTGGCATCAATAAAGAACATGAAGAATTTAACCAGAAGCTCCGCTCTTATACAAAATCTGATATTTTAGAGATATTGAAGTACCAACAGGAATACCAATGTACCAATAGCCATCTGGCAAGCCATTTTAAGTTAAGTAGAAATACAGTCACAAAGTGGAAGAAAATGCTTCTGATATAA
- a CDS encoding DNA-deoxyinosine glycosylase, producing the protein MQNRISSFAPLIDDHSEIIILGSIPGVKSLEKQQYYAHPQNKFWKIIFELLHEEFTEDYEERIGILKRHHIALWDVIDSCERKGSLDSEIRNEEANQVAELLDEHPHIRAIFCNGGKSYKNLQKLLGKNYRLPVIALPSTSPLHTVSFEKKLEDWKKILEFLG; encoded by the coding sequence ATGCAAAACCGTATTTCCTCATTCGCACCGCTTATTGATGATCATTCCGAAATCATAATTTTGGGATCTATTCCGGGTGTTAAATCCCTGGAAAAACAGCAGTATTATGCCCATCCGCAAAACAAATTCTGGAAGATCATCTTTGAGTTGCTTCACGAAGAATTTACAGAAGACTACGAGGAGAGAATCGGAATATTAAAAAGGCACCATATTGCTCTTTGGGATGTTATCGATTCCTGTGAAAGAAAAGGAAGCCTTGATTCCGAGATCAGAAATGAAGAAGCCAATCAGGTTGCTGAATTACTGGATGAACATCCCCATATCAGAGCTATTTTCTGTAACGGCGGAAAATCTTACAAAAACCTGCAGAAACTGTTAGGGAAAAACTACAGATTGCCTGTCATTGCATTGCCTTCCACAAGTCCGCTTCATACCGTTTCCTTTGAAAAGAAACTGGAAGACTGGAAGAAAATTCTGGAATTTTTGGGGTGA
- a CDS encoding phosphotransferase enzyme family protein: MDVNAIVAEFIGTENYVLTPVTDGLINTTYLLEDQDREQKFILQKINQNVFRQPEVIVNNHLMINELLRSNDYQFQIIEPVPSLTDKLLVKDADGQPWRMLNFVENSITFLTAPSLQTAFEAAKTFSYFLATVNSGKLPEIKDSLPDFLNFEKRIKDYKDALQNAAPYLRENAKDQIEITNQLLSLPEQWIALEKSNRIPKRIIHADVKISNILFDQNHRPLAVIDLDTMMISTVLYDFGTMIQSYTNTTQEDDGNARNNFNPEMYKAVKEGFLFHLKEKLTPEESAHLDYAAQTAIYIQEIRFLTDYLNGSVYYSTKYPEHNLDRTKNQLELLKGLREYLGASEGSESLWI, encoded by the coding sequence ATGGATGTAAATGCGATTGTAGCTGAATTTATCGGTACGGAAAATTATGTCCTCACTCCTGTGACAGACGGGCTGATCAATACAACCTACCTTCTGGAAGATCAGGACCGGGAGCAAAAGTTTATCCTGCAAAAGATCAATCAGAATGTTTTCAGGCAGCCGGAGGTTATTGTCAACAACCATTTAATGATCAATGAGCTGCTCAGGTCCAATGATTATCAGTTTCAGATTATAGAGCCTGTTCCCTCTCTTACCGATAAACTGCTGGTAAAAGATGCAGACGGTCAGCCCTGGCGTATGCTGAATTTTGTAGAAAACAGCATTACTTTCCTTACTGCTCCATCTTTACAGACGGCTTTTGAAGCGGCTAAAACATTCAGCTATTTCCTTGCTACCGTAAACAGTGGAAAACTGCCTGAGATAAAAGACAGCCTCCCTGATTTCCTCAATTTTGAAAAGAGGATTAAGGATTATAAAGATGCCCTGCAAAATGCAGCTCCTTATTTAAGAGAAAACGCAAAGGATCAGATAGAGATTACCAATCAGCTTTTGTCTTTACCTGAGCAATGGATTGCCTTGGAAAAAAGCAACCGGATTCCCAAAAGGATCATCCATGCAGATGTAAAAATCAGCAACATCCTCTTCGATCAAAATCACCGTCCTTTGGCCGTAATTGATCTGGATACCATGATGATTTCTACAGTTTTATATGATTTCGGAACAATGATCCAGTCCTACACCAATACCACTCAGGAAGATGACGGAAATGCCCGAAATAACTTCAATCCTGAAATGTATAAGGCTGTAAAGGAAGGCTTTTTATTTCATCTGAAGGAAAAGCTGACTCCGGAAGAGTCTGCTCATCTTGATTATGCAGCACAAACCGCTATTTATATTCAGGAGATCCGTTTTTTAACCGATTACCTGAATGGAAGTGTTTATTATTCTACGAAATATCCGGAGCATAATCTGGACAGAACCAAAAACCAACTAGAGTTGTTGAAAGGACTGAGGGAATATCTGGGAGCTAGTGAAGGATCGGAGAGTTTGTGGATTTGA
- a CDS encoding phage holin family protein, which yields MNLIIRLFVTAIVAFLLTKILPGVRFEDFSAAIIFAIVLGVLNIFVKPVLSLFGLPLTILTLGFFALVINAAIIMIADYFMDSMAVDGFWWAFIFSILLSIVTSLANSMFSDGD from the coding sequence ATGAACCTAATTATCCGATTGTTTGTAACGGCAATAGTAGCCTTTCTTTTAACCAAAATTTTACCCGGAGTACGTTTTGAAGACTTTTCTGCAGCCATTATCTTTGCTATTGTACTGGGTGTTTTAAACATATTTGTAAAACCTGTTCTGAGTCTTTTCGGACTTCCGCTAACGATTCTTACACTTGGATTCTTTGCACTGGTCATTAATGCAGCCATCATCATGATTGCAGATTATTTCATGGACAGTATGGCGGTAGACGGTTTCTGGTGGGCATTTATCTTCAGTATTCTGTTGTCAATTGTCACTTCTTTAGCCAATTCAATGTTCTCAGATGGAGATTAA
- a CDS encoding PaaI family thioesterase, protein MTPEKKKLITDSFGRSETLQFYKAELLEVETGFISMKIPKMEMMTRKAGMFNGAMIASLVDVSSGYAAVSHYEEDCYVVTVELKVNYLRPAIGEALVSKSYVIKGGAKISVVRTEIYVQDENGSSESHVATSLVTMMKIK, encoded by the coding sequence ATGACTCCCGAGAAAAAGAAACTCATCACAGACAGCTTCGGCCGTTCAGAAACCTTACAGTTTTACAAAGCAGAACTGCTGGAAGTAGAAACCGGTTTTATCTCTATGAAAATTCCCAAAATGGAAATGATGACCAGAAAGGCAGGCATGTTCAACGGAGCCATGATCGCTTCTCTGGTAGATGTGTCTTCGGGATATGCTGCGGTGAGCCATTATGAAGAAGATTGCTATGTGGTAACCGTAGAGCTGAAAGTCAATTACCTTCGTCCTGCCATTGGGGAGGCCCTGGTTTCAAAATCGTATGTGATCAAAGGGGGTGCGAAGATCAGTGTGGTCCGTACAGAAATTTATGTTCAGGATGAAAATGGCAGTTCAGAAAGCCATGTAGCCACTTCATTGGTTACAATGATGAAAATAAAGTAA
- a CDS encoding S9 family peptidase: MKLKYSLLALAAPLLMNAQQVMTPETLWTLKKVGVQAVSPDQASLIYKVGQVDLKTEKTKNENYFLNVLNNQSSKIDFGKKALIQWDKNGIYAQEGDKIYLSKDAGKTWAEFYTIGEADNIVISPDGKRIAFSKQVLVEKLMGKDKYSDTPKTTAQVYTDLNHRHWDYFNEGKYNHVFVVNTSDKVEAAKDLLEGKTWDSPQRPFGGAEDFIWSPDSAQLLYVTKPKSGKEYATSTNTDIFAYDMATGTTKNLTEPNKGYDVNPKFSPDGKSLIWQSMARDGYEADKNDVKIMDWKSGKTTNLTAGWDDSVSGDVLWGADSKTIYFTAAYRGTKQLFSLDSKSAKVQQITKGDFDVNEIFTDNKNSLLVGRTDVNHATELFSVNLKNGEMKQVTEANKDTYAKLAQGKSELKMVKTSDGKEMGVWFHYPPNFDPNKKYPTLVYCQGGPQSALTQYFSVRWNFALMTANGYIVVAPNRRGMPGWGTKWNEDISKDWGGQPMRDYLAATDYAKTLSYVDGDRVAAVGASYGGYSVFMLAGIHENRFKTFIAHDGLFDMKSWYLTTEELWFANWDIGSPWDKPQPKAYTEFNPSNFVEKWNKPIMIVQGGIDFRVPYEQGQEAFQAAKLRGLKSKLVYFPNENHWVLHPQNGLVWQREFFDWLKETL; encoded by the coding sequence ATGAAACTTAAGTACAGTCTGCTGGCTCTGGCAGCTCCGCTTTTAATGAATGCACAACAAGTAATGACGCCTGAAACCCTTTGGACTTTGAAAAAAGTTGGAGTACAGGCAGTTTCTCCGGATCAGGCTTCCCTTATTTATAAAGTGGGGCAGGTAGATCTGAAAACAGAAAAAACAAAAAATGAGAACTACTTTCTGAATGTTCTCAATAATCAGTCCTCGAAAATAGATTTCGGTAAAAAAGCCCTTATTCAATGGGATAAAAACGGAATTTATGCTCAGGAAGGGGACAAGATCTATCTTTCAAAAGATGCAGGAAAAACCTGGGCGGAATTTTATACAATCGGGGAAGCTGATAATATCGTGATTTCTCCGGATGGTAAAAGAATTGCTTTCAGCAAGCAGGTTCTGGTAGAAAAACTGATGGGGAAAGATAAATACAGCGATACCCCTAAAACTACAGCTCAGGTGTACACAGACCTGAACCACAGACACTGGGATTACTTCAATGAAGGAAAGTATAACCACGTATTTGTAGTCAATACCTCAGACAAAGTAGAAGCAGCCAAAGATCTGCTGGAAGGAAAAACATGGGATTCTCCCCAGAGACCTTTCGGTGGAGCTGAAGATTTTATCTGGAGCCCGGATTCTGCACAGCTTTTATACGTAACCAAGCCTAAGAGCGGTAAAGAATATGCAACAAGCACCAATACGGATATCTTTGCCTATGATATGGCGACAGGTACTACTAAAAACCTGACTGAACCTAACAAAGGATATGACGTTAACCCTAAATTCAGCCCGGACGGAAAATCACTGATCTGGCAGAGTATGGCCAGAGACGGATACGAAGCAGATAAGAATGATGTGAAGATCATGGACTGGAAGAGCGGTAAAACCACTAACCTTACAGCAGGTTGGGATGACAGCGTTTCAGGAGATGTGCTTTGGGGCGCTGATTCAAAAACAATCTACTTTACGGCAGCTTACAGAGGAACAAAACAGCTTTTCTCTTTAGATTCAAAATCTGCAAAAGTACAGCAGATCACGAAAGGAGATTTTGACGTTAACGAAATTTTTACAGACAATAAAAATTCACTTCTGGTAGGAAGAACAGATGTAAACCATGCTACAGAACTTTTCTCGGTTAACCTTAAAAACGGAGAAATGAAGCAGGTTACTGAAGCAAACAAAGATACTTATGCAAAGTTGGCTCAGGGGAAATCTGAACTTAAAATGGTAAAAACTTCAGACGGTAAAGAAATGGGGGTATGGTTCCACTATCCGCCTAACTTTGACCCGAATAAAAAATATCCTACACTGGTATACTGCCAGGGAGGACCACAGTCTGCACTGACACAATATTTCAGCGTAAGATGGAACTTTGCGTTAATGACTGCCAACGGTTATATCGTTGTAGCCCCTAACAGAAGAGGTATGCCGGGCTGGGGAACAAAATGGAATGAAGATATTTCCAAAGACTGGGGCGGCCAACCGATGAGAGATTACCTGGCTGCAACAGATTATGCGAAAACATTATCATATGTAGATGGTGACAGAGTAGCCGCGGTAGGAGCAAGTTACGGAGGATACAGCGTATTTATGCTGGCAGGAATACACGAAAACAGATTCAAAACGTTCATCGCTCACGACGGATTATTTGATATGAAATCATGGTACCTTACCACAGAAGAACTTTGGTTTGCAAACTGGGATATCGGTTCTCCATGGGATAAACCTCAGCCGAAAGCTTATACAGAATTCAACCCGAGCAATTTTGTGGAAAAATGGAATAAGCCGATCATGATTGTTCAGGGAGGAATTGATTTCCGTGTACCGTACGAACAGGGGCAGGAAGCTTTCCAGGCTGCAAAATTAAGAGGATTAAAATCTAAGCTGGTATATTTCCCGAACGAAAATCACTGGGTACTTCATCCGCAAAACGGATTGGTATGGCAGAGAGAATTCTTCGACTGGCTGAAGGAAACTTTATAA
- a CDS encoding Gfo/Idh/MocA family protein, whose translation MDNSTSRRNFIKTAALAGFGALVVPNSLFAYSNDFKTDKKVRVGFIGVGLRGQEHVKLLAKRNDVEVVAFADPDKRMLAASQKILKDNNKSAAQEFSNGEYDYRNLLKLKTIDAVVIATPWEWHLPQGVEAMRAKKIVGMEVSGAIKLQDCWEFVKVYEETKVPIFMMENVCYRRDIMAILNMVRKGMFGELVHGRGGYQHDLRGVLFNDGVTPYNSGAEFGEKGFSEAKWRTEHYVKRNGELYPTHGLGPVAMMMDINRGNRLTRLSSFSSKSVGLHKYITEHPKGGENHPSAKVKFNQGDIVTTQIACANGETILLTHDTSLQRPYDLGFRVQGTEGLWQDFGWGDFNQGHIYFEKTMNHSHRWENTEKWMKEFDHPMWKKFENVAAGAGHGGMDFFVMNTFIECIKRNIEFPMDVYDLALWYSITPLSEESIAKGGQAVDIPDFTNGKWKTRKPVFGMTDEF comes from the coding sequence ATGGACAATAGCACTTCCCGCAGAAATTTTATAAAAACAGCAGCTTTGGCAGGCTTTGGTGCATTGGTTGTACCGAATTCTTTGTTTGCGTATTCCAATGATTTTAAAACAGATAAGAAAGTCCGTGTAGGCTTTATCGGGGTAGGACTCCGTGGTCAGGAACACGTGAAATTACTGGCAAAAAGAAACGACGTAGAAGTGGTCGCATTTGCAGATCCGGATAAAAGAATGCTTGCCGCTTCGCAAAAAATATTAAAAGACAATAATAAATCGGCGGCTCAGGAGTTTTCAAACGGAGAATATGACTATCGGAATCTTTTAAAGTTAAAAACCATAGACGCTGTGGTGATTGCTACCCCATGGGAATGGCATCTTCCGCAAGGTGTAGAAGCAATGCGTGCTAAAAAAATCGTCGGAATGGAAGTTTCCGGAGCGATAAAACTTCAGGACTGCTGGGAATTTGTAAAGGTATATGAAGAGACGAAAGTTCCTATTTTCATGATGGAAAATGTATGCTACCGAAGAGATATCATGGCCATTCTGAACATGGTGCGCAAAGGGATGTTCGGAGAACTGGTACACGGAAGAGGCGGTTATCAGCATGATCTGAGAGGGGTACTTTTCAATGATGGTGTGACGCCCTATAATTCCGGAGCTGAATTTGGAGAAAAAGGCTTCAGTGAGGCAAAATGGAGAACCGAACATTATGTAAAACGTAACGGAGAGCTTTATCCTACGCATGGATTAGGTCCTGTGGCAATGATGATGGATATTAACAGAGGAAACCGTTTAACAAGGCTGTCTTCGTTCTCTTCAAAATCGGTAGGCCTTCATAAATATATTACAGAACATCCTAAAGGTGGCGAAAATCACCCGAGTGCAAAAGTAAAATTCAACCAGGGAGATATTGTTACAACACAGATTGCCTGTGCTAACGGGGAAACCATTCTTTTAACGCACGACACCAGCCTACAGAGACCTTATGATCTGGGCTTCCGTGTACAGGGAACGGAAGGATTGTGGCAGGACTTCGGATGGGGAGATTTTAACCAGGGACATATCTATTTTGAAAAAACAATGAACCACAGCCACCGTTGGGAAAACACGGAGAAATGGATGAAAGAATTTGACCATCCGATGTGGAAGAAATTTGAGAACGTCGCTGCAGGCGCAGGACACGGCGGAATGGATTTCTTTGTTATGAATACGTTTATTGAATGTATTAAGAGAAATATAGAATTCCCGATGGATGTTTATGACCTTGCCTTATGGTACTCCATCACCCCACTTAGTGAAGAATCTATTGCCAAAGGCGGGCAGGCGGTTGATATCCCTGACTTCACCAACGGTAAATGGAAAACCCGTAAACCTGTATTTGGAATGACCGATGAGTTCTAA
- a CDS encoding M61 family metallopeptidase, with translation MNNLIKLLFVLVLLPNTIIAQKSNKNYEYTIDLLHVSNDEVKVSFTPPENNLKQGKFIIPKLVPGFYQAMNFGQYVSNFVATDKNGKKIPTERLDKNSWRVHDLKRVKKISYQVADGWDSLENDTHEAKSPGTMFKKDSVFVINYNSLVGYFEEMKDLPYQINITKNKDFYASSALDYQQKNKNTDRVWAKDYRQLVDSPVLYCVPDTTWLKIGHTEVLVSFYNHKERHYSKTIAREIENILKNQQAYLGGTLPVNKYAFLIYYESSNESGYLGDGLEHSHSTVCLYRSGNMKFLPNALNRVASHEFFHIVTPLNIHSGEIQHYDFLNPVMSEHLWLYEGMTEYATIHMPVKQKMISLEDFEKSIEDKIEGMKEFDNTLPLTEMSKNSMERQDQYMNFYQKGALVGLCLDIRLRELSGGKMGTQDLMQQLMKKYGEGKYFNDDDLFDEITRMTYPEIRTFFRDFVEGTQPIPLKQYLEKAGFDYNETTGKVKSFPDPDTQQLALRKAWINQ, from the coding sequence ATGAATAACCTGATAAAGTTACTTTTCGTACTGGTTTTACTTCCCAATACAATTATTGCCCAAAAATCAAATAAAAACTACGAATATACTATAGACCTTCTTCATGTATCCAACGATGAAGTCAAGGTTTCTTTTACGCCACCTGAAAATAATCTTAAGCAGGGAAAATTTATCATTCCCAAGCTGGTTCCCGGATTCTATCAGGCGATGAATTTCGGACAATACGTTTCCAATTTCGTTGCTACTGATAAAAACGGAAAAAAAATTCCTACCGAAAGGCTGGATAAGAATAGCTGGAGGGTACACGATCTTAAACGGGTAAAGAAAATATCGTATCAGGTTGCTGACGGATGGGATTCTCTGGAAAATGACACCCACGAAGCCAAATCTCCGGGCACCATGTTCAAAAAAGACAGTGTTTTTGTCATCAATTATAATTCCCTGGTAGGATATTTTGAAGAAATGAAAGATCTTCCCTATCAGATTAACATTACAAAAAACAAGGATTTCTATGCCTCCTCTGCTTTGGATTATCAACAGAAAAATAAAAATACAGACCGAGTCTGGGCAAAGGATTACCGTCAACTGGTAGACTCTCCGGTTTTGTATTGCGTTCCCGATACAACATGGCTGAAAATAGGCCATACGGAAGTACTGGTGTCATTTTACAACCATAAAGAAAGGCATTATTCAAAAACAATAGCCCGCGAAATAGAAAATATCCTGAAGAATCAGCAGGCTTATCTGGGGGGAACCCTGCCCGTCAATAAATATGCTTTCCTGATCTATTATGAATCTTCGAATGAAAGCGGATATCTGGGTGATGGGCTGGAGCACTCCCACTCTACAGTCTGCCTGTATCGCTCCGGAAATATGAAGTTTCTTCCCAATGCTTTAAACAGGGTGGCCTCCCATGAATTTTTCCATATTGTTACTCCGCTCAACATTCACTCAGGGGAAATTCAGCATTATGATTTTCTGAATCCCGTGATGTCTGAGCACTTATGGTTATATGAAGGAATGACAGAATATGCCACCATCCATATGCCTGTAAAGCAAAAAATGATCAGTCTGGAAGATTTTGAAAAAAGCATAGAAGATAAGATTGAAGGAATGAAAGAGTTTGACAATACGCTGCCATTGACTGAGATGAGTAAAAACTCTATGGAAAGACAGGACCAGTACATGAATTTTTATCAGAAAGGAGCATTGGTTGGGCTATGTCTGGATATCAGATTAAGAGAACTTTCCGGCGGTAAAATGGGAACCCAAGACCTGATGCAGCAGCTTATGAAAAAATACGGAGAAGGTAAATATTTCAATGATGATGATCTGTTCGATGAAATTACCCGGATGACCTACCCGGAAATCCGTACATTTTTCAGGGATTTTGTTGAAGGTACCCAACCCATTCCTTTGAAGCAATATCTGGAAAAAGCAGGATTTGATTACAATGAAACAACAGGAAAGGTAAAGTCATTCCCTGATCCTGATACCCAACAGCTGGCTTTAAGAAAAGCATGGATCAACCAATAG